A section of the Methanoregula formicica SMSP genome encodes:
- a CDS encoding cobalamin B12-binding domain-containing protein → MSSGGDCLYRPVSLDEENLAAKGFSRYSERYPELFLKSSDYEKSLLDEHFRSYARHLQESLAVDDDAFFLDYIRWARIFRESLHLPPRILERSLVAFSDVLHQELPEEQGSKAQEYITRARALLSAPPREDLSFIRDDNPLGAQARAYLSALVAANREDARVLLMGMLDRGVPVRDLYRHIFQPVLQETGRLWQIHQVSVAEEHYITDTTRLFIALLYTRMREESRKQARKGRRLVASSVSGEFHDIGIRMVADFFEMDGWDTLYTGANTPAPSVVAMIRDHHADAIAISATLPVHVSRVYELVRAIRADPGTARTPVIAGGYPFSLVPNLWKCIGADAGAASADEAVGKANQLVSLKWDPGRPP, encoded by the coding sequence ATGAGTTCCGGAGGAGATTGCCTGTACCGGCCTGTATCGCTGGACGAAGAAAATCTTGCGGCAAAGGGGTTCAGTCGTTATAGTGAACGGTATCCTGAATTATTTTTAAAATCCAGCGATTACGAAAAATCCCTGCTCGATGAACATTTCCGGTCGTATGCAAGGCACCTGCAGGAATCGCTCGCGGTCGATGATGATGCATTCTTCCTTGACTATATCCGCTGGGCCCGGATATTCCGTGAATCGCTTCATTTACCTCCCAGGATCCTTGAAAGAAGCCTTGTTGCGTTCAGCGATGTCCTGCACCAGGAACTACCGGAAGAACAGGGTTCGAAGGCACAGGAGTACATCACGAGAGCCCGCGCCCTCCTCTCTGCCCCCCCGCGGGAAGATCTCTCCTTCATCAGGGATGACAATCCTCTTGGAGCCCAGGCCCGCGCATATCTTTCTGCTCTGGTTGCCGCAAACCGGGAGGATGCCCGGGTCCTCCTCATGGGGATGCTCGATCGGGGTGTTCCTGTCCGCGACCTTTACCGGCATATATTCCAGCCGGTATTGCAGGAGACCGGAAGGCTCTGGCAGATCCACCAGGTCAGTGTGGCGGAGGAACATTATATCACCGATACGACCCGGCTGTTCATTGCACTTCTCTATACCCGGATGAGGGAAGAGAGCAGGAAACAGGCAAGGAAAGGCAGGCGCCTCGTTGCATCGTCCGTCTCCGGCGAATTCCACGATATCGGTATCCGGATGGTTGCAGATTTCTTTGAGATGGACGGGTGGGACACGCTGTATACCGGTGCAAACACCCCCGCGCCCTCGGTTGTTGCGATGATACGGGACCATCATGCGGATGCAATCGCCATTTCAGCCACACTACCCGTCCATGTTTCCCGGGTGTACGAACTGGTCCGGGCAATCAGGGCAGATCCTGGTACTGCGCGAACACCTGTCATCGCAGGCGGGTACCCTTTCAGTCTCGTGCCTAACCTCTGGAAGTGTATTGGAGCTGATGCGGGAGCTGCAAGTGCTGATGAGGCAGTCGGAAAGGCAAACCAGCTTGTCTCTTTGAAATGGGATCCCGGCCGCCCGCCATGA